The genomic DNA TCAGTTCATCTAGACAGACAGCACTTAACCGTTTCCCACTTTTTGCTCCTCCTCAGGTGCAGAGAACGATAGCCAAGCAGATTCAGATGGTGAAGCAGATAGGCAAGGGAAGGTATGGAGAGGTGTGGATGGGCAGGTGGAGGGGAGAAAAAGTGGCTGTGAAAGTTTTCTTCACCACTGAGGAGGCCAGTTGGTTCAGAGAGACTGAGATCTACCAGACCGTCCTGATGAGACATGAGAACATACTGGGTAAGACTAGTTTCTTTCTTTGGGGTTTGGTGTCAcactgcctgcctgcctcccaCATGTAACATTGTGCAAAGCCAAactatctgtgtctgtgtctgtctgtaaatATGTATCTGCTGCTCTGGTTGTTGCTCTAATTTTCTactttctttaaaatcaatCCATACTCTTTACTCTTTGTGCTGCATCGCATTAAACCACATTTCTAACTGACATTTGAAGTCAGTTGACATAATCTATATTATTCAAAGTAACAGTAATCCTACACAATGGACAAATGGTGTAGTGTAGTATAGAAAATCAATGATTATGATATATAGATAATTTTAGAGAAATTTCATATCTTGGTATTgtagcaaaaataaacaaaatgacacTAAATCCTCCCTGCAAATAACACTTACTAAGAATACACCATAGTTGGAGTTGGACTTTGTCCATTTTTAACTATGCTGCACCACACTGCTGCATCACACTACTGTGCCAAAACAGATCAATTATAGCCAAGAGAACATATACCACAACAAATTATCAAGAAGACAACAACAGACTGCAAACCAAAGCTTACATAATTAAATGCAACAAGATGCGTAGTAATTAAGTAGTGGGGCAAGAGATCACTAGAAGACAGACTAACTGCTGTAATGCATATTGCTGCAGTCCACAGTTGAAAATATATGATTCATTTTGAATGGAACACTGAAGAATGGAAGATctgaaataataatatcaaatccactggaaaaaaataagataCTGAGGTCTCATAAGAAGAGAAAAACTGGCAGCTTCATGGAAAACAGTGTCAGATGCAGCACATAAGACTACACTGTCAAATTTAAAGACCCCTATTCAGTGCAAGCAGTGCTAAAGCTTCTCAAAGGAGTGTTAAACACTGAAGTTTAAAATGACCTAGAAATGTTTGTGAAAAGTTTACTGATATTGTTATATGTGTGCTGATATTCAGACTTTACACATTATTTGGTTGGTGGGTAACTTTTGTTTCCCAACATTAATTTTAAACAGTGGTACCATAGAGTATAATTAAAACGAAGTGAAATTGTCATCTCTTAAGCACGACATGCATGCTCACTTCTTGTTCTCAAAGCAGGGGCTCTGTTGGGTTTTAATAATCCAGGAGCTTTAGTTATTTAGATaaagttttaaatattaaacagaaTTTCAGGGACCTGTATATTCACCACACAGCAGAAATAGGAGttgtctgttctgctctgcCTCTATGATTAAGCTTAATTGATTTAGCATCTGAGTGTTTTCAATGAGGACATAAGTAGTCTAGTTTATATCTGCCTTAATTGCCTGAGCTAAAGCTACAAGGGAACCTATTAGACCATGGGTTAGACTAGACTGCCTCCTTGACTCCACTGAAACCATATTAAATTATTTCTCCCTTCACCCCCCATCTCCATCCATAGGTTTTATAGCTGCAGATATTAAAGGAACTGGCTCTTGGACCCAACTCTACCTAATCACTGACTACCATGAAAATGGCTCTCTGTATGACTACCTCAAATCAACCACTCTAGACAATAAAGCCATGCTGCGACTGGCTTACTCATCTGTATCAGGCCTTTGTCACCTCCACACCGAGATCTTTGGCACACAGGGCAAACCTGCTATTGCTCACAGGGATCTGAAGAGTAAGAACATACTGGTGAAACGAAATGGGACCTGCTGTATAGCTGACCTAGGGCTGGCAGTCAAGTTCATCAGGTGAGTGTACACAGCAAGTGCTATTTGGCATACAAAGAGATGCTTGCATTATTTgctgaaatatttatatttaattatttttaatgtaaatctATTTTTAATGATCAAAGACTTTGCTTAGCTTATGGAGTTTAGCACTTGTTTCCAATTGATAAAGATAACTTTGATCTCTGATTCTGCAGTGACACCAATGAGGTAGACATCCCTCCCAATACCAGAGTGGGTACGAAGCGCTACATGCCTCCAGAGGTTCTGGATGAGACACTGAACAGAAGTCATTTTCAGTCATACATCATGGCAGACATGTACAGTTTTGGCCTCATCCTCTGGGAGATTGCTCGGCGTTGTGTGTCAGGAGGTATAAAATACactttgtatgtattttttggCAATTTGGTACAGTTTTGAAAACTTTGAAAACACTTTTGGGATCTTATTTGACAAAATGTATCAACACCTTAATTGTCAAACAACACACAGACTAAACAGACTTATGAttttatgaaattatttttGATAGGTATCCTTGAAGAGTACCAGTTGCCATACCATGATTTGGTACCTACAGACCCTTCATATGAAGACATGAGAGAGGTGGTCTGCATCAAGAGACTACGGCCATCCTTCCCCAATCGATGGACCAGCGATGAGGTGAGATATGCTACATATACACTTACTGTAGgcatgcacaacacacacacattgatgaCCTTCTTAAAATCATTGTGTGTCTCCACAGTGTTTGAGACAGATGGGAAAGCTGATGACAGAGTGCTGGGCTCACAACCCAGCCTCCCGCCTCACAGCTCTGCGGGTCAAAAAGACACTTGCCAAGATGTCAGAATCACAGGATATCAAGCTGTGAACAGGCACTGCCAAGTGTGTGTTACACACATAGAAAGGGCACTAACAATCAAGCTTGCTCTGGTCCAGGCTGACCAATACCTTTTTTCCTGGGGAAAGGAGGTGGGACAGGAAGCAAGAAGATCACGTGGGTGTTGCAGGATCACAAAGTCCAGAATCCCACAACTCCCCATTGGAAAATTTATGACAGGACTGAGGTGTTTGactaaattaataataataaaaaaacaatcaggCCTTGTGAGGCCCTGTTCTGTTCATCAGAGAAGATGAGACAGTTTAATTTCAAGCTAGTGAGAGGACTCTAAAAACAGATATAAGTTCCTGTCCACATGCTCCAAGGGCCATGGAGAAAGAGATTGAGTTTGACTTGGCACGGTAGCTGCAGAGTCACACAAACAAGCTACTGATCAGTGAGTGGAAAACTATATCACTGCTTTCTGTGAAAGCTAACTTACCTGTAGATGAAGATCTGATTGATAGTACAGAAAGGATGTGCTTAAAAGTAATCTGTAATTGCAGTTTGACACCTCCTTTCAAAAACACTGTCACCCCACCACTGGCTTTATGTTTTAATTGGACTGAACACATTGTTGTCACTCATAAATTGATTGCTTTTGGTTACAAAGACTGACATTATGTGACAggaaaaaagtgtattttgagGCTTTAAAAGTTCTGTTTATGCTGGTAAAGTTTTTAAACACTGAAGAGAAAATATACCTGTATTTTTGAGTTGTGATTGGTAATGAAAATTGTAAAATCATTTTCCATGTAAAACTCAAACTCTTTAAGACTATATGTGAACAATAAAGTTTATGTCCAAATCATTTTGGATTGAGGCTCGAAAGGCCTCTTTGTTTCCTTGCCTTCCATTAGAACTTGTATTAAAAATCAAACCGTTACAGTAAGGGAGTGCTCTAAGCACAACGGTGCCATCCGTAGGCTTTCCACAGCAATTACAGGAAGGGAACTTTGCCAAGGCAATCAGAAACTGTTGTACACTAACCGTAGTGTTGACGTCTTTCTTGATGATGTAGTGATCTATTATAACTGTGTGGAATTGTGCCTGTGTTAGTTTAGGAGTACCAGAAGTCATTTGTCATGGGGGACTTCtatcagaaaaacaaaataccCTCAGTACTTTTGtgtcatcagtcactctgtatgtgtgttttatgcagCTGTTGGTAGTTGCTGCACCCAAACTGGGCCAGAAGGCTTCACTTTGAAACTGTCAAACAATGTTTTGAAAAACTGACTGCACCTGGCAAACACCCCCAGCGATCCCCAATTGATCACACCACCAGAATACTGTGGACATCACATAAGGTTGCCTCACCTAAACTACTTATAGAATTGATTCACCATAATAAACAGTTTGCAGCTGTCATAAAGAACTCATCTGGCTTCTGTCAGGGAACTTTTTCCAGTAATTTAAACTATCACATAGTGGAAGTCAAGTATTAAGAAGCTTAAAACAGCCTTACTGCCTCAGCATGAAGTGGCTCTCCAGGTAAATCTGGACACCTATCAACACAGTCAGCAGGCCATTAGTTCTTCCACTGGTCTGCCGTCACAGCAGTGCCAGTTGAGATTTCCTTCAATTAGAACTAATCGATTAATTTCCAGCTTGTGTAATCCACTTGTAACACTCTTGATAAACTTTCCTACAAAGGTCAGtgagtttctttttttggtctgttCCAACTGAAATAAAGGGTTGCACTGTCACCATCAGAGGTTTGGGTGTGTCAGATTTGTTGTGTTATAAAtgccctttctttcctcttggTTGATGTGCATTATTGAACCTGTACCTACTGTAGTAGTCCGTGAGAGAAAGTGGTGTTTTTATTCAGTAAAAGGTTGAACATTCCCCAATAAAGTGTTTCACTCATCCATATGGCTGATGCACAGTTTGTGGTGGCTGAACAAGGTGCATACTAATGAGTCACTTGGCAGTGCCTCTTACTGTTAAGGCATGCTCTCcatattttctttgttaaaaaaaagtggtgTTCTTCATTACAACCTGCCGGTACTGCTGAGCACACAGCATGTTAAACAGTGACACCATAAGGATTTTCTGTTtcaatttccttccttttaaggTACTACATCCAACAAATGATTGAGTCTGGAACCTGTAAATGTGaatttcacaaaaaataaagtgaaagtagtgcaaaacaaatgtatatatTCATGGTTTACAAATTGTGTTTCTGACCATTTCCCTTTAACATTATAGGCTGCAACATATTAAGtgaaacagaagaaataagCCACCAAAGGCACTACACATTTTCAGTGTTgcttataaatataatttaattgtCTTAAAAATTCTTTCTTACACTTTGTACAGAAAACAATTAGAGATAGAGAGGCAAGCATTCAGCAAGATTGAGCAAGATTCATGAAGCGTGCCAGAATTAGCTAAAATGGAGCAACACTACCCCGCactaatcaaataaaatcacCCCTGATagtaacatgaaaataaaaatgcacttaCAAGCACAGCTATAGTTATAGACTTCTATCATGATAACCAATGCCAAGTTTGCATAGTAGACACTGCttttacaaaaaaggaaaaaaacttaaataaaaacttGGAACATACAAACTAGTATCTAACTGTACTGCTCTTTTTTatattctgaaatttgccaaATGTAGCTGACAGTACACAACTGTACATAGTGTGgatagaaaatattttttacatactTGGATATCTTGACACTACtttcttcattttcacattGTGGAGGTTCACCTTCTGGAGGCTTACATGTGTCCTCCTCATATGAAAACTCCCCTTTTTCAGCCTACTCTACTTTAACAAACAGTCTATCCTGCTGGTGAACTGTAGACTTGTGGCAGGGAACACATTTTGAGTGAAGTTACAGAGCACTTTTCCTTGCACACATTTCATCAGTTCAATGTTTGATCCTGTATGCCTTTGAATTAGTCAAAGATGTTGATCACACTGTATGAAAGAGACACTGTCATGACCTTTGGGTTCATGTTTTGTtctgaaacaaactgaaataataaCTTGATGTTTTAGGCTTTTATCCTCATAAATTTAACACAACTCTTCCCTTTGATTTCCACACTTCTGACACCAGAAGTTGAAtctaaaaacattcaaaacatcCACTCTGTCATTTAATAATACACCTTCTGTAATTTAGTCAAGGCTCATATTTGAAACCTTCATCTCTAGCACGACTTTTACACTCATACAAGAGGTCTCATCTTCAATTCACATATTTCCGACTGAATGATAATTTAGTCAATAAGGCTCATATTTGAGGCCTCCATGTCTACCAATGTCTGGTTTTACACTCATACAAGAGGTCTGATCTTTAACTCACACTTTTCCGACTGactgaacaaagaaagaaaaatcagtgTGAAGCATCAATGCctaaaggttttttttcctttgtggtCAGCCACAAGATGGAATCTGTCACGACCAGATCTGACCTTTTGTAGCTATGTTAACTCAGCTTTAgcctattttgttttctttataataTCCTCCTCAGTATCTCCTTTTACATACCTGATTTTCGGTTTCATATGGCATCTTTCCATAGTTCAGGGCACAAATATCTCAGCTCGAgtttttgaatatttcaaatgtatttccCTTGAACTAAATTTTCATGTTGTCCTTTGCATTGTGAATAGAGTTCACATCCCCAGAGGCATCTGACAACTACTCAAAAGACAACATAAATaaggctttttttcccccaaaagcTTTTTTTGGATTATGCCTTTTTGTCAGACACTGTTGACCCAAGTATGCATACATCTGAACTGTACGCCTTAAGCAGATAGCCTTGATTGGTAATGTTGTTCTCAAGACAAATATATTACAATTCATTTTACATGGGCTCCGTTAGTTGGTATGTTGATTTTCAGCTAAAGAGTAGCTCTAATGAGATGGAATGTTAGTTGCTGAGAGGATGTAGTTTGACATAAAGGGCAACTAACTGATATGTTACagacccccaacccccaccccccatacAGTTCACACCTATAAAAACATTAcgatgaaaaaaaagttaaagtacATATCACAATAATGATCACTGAACAAAAATATTATGGTAACACAAGCTCATTAGGACGAACATGATAATCATGTATTTACACgatcaaaaatgtaaatgctgtTATTCTTCAAAGGCCACAGGATGGTGCTAGTGACCTGCAAAGTCATGGTGGTGATCACATATGAAATCACACGTGGCCTGATGGCAGAGAACTGACATCCTGTGATGATGGGACATCAAAAATAtgacagaaatatatatatgtaggctatatatatatatatattctagaaaattaaaatatggtAAAATCAGTATATATTGGGTACATTTAGCGGTAATGAATGATATCAGCTGTATTTAATTCACTATCACGTTATACTATGGTActttgtatattgtatttaaaaactCTTCTTCCCTTTTTGCCTCTTTTCTGAGTTGAACCCTGTTTTGAAACAAGCCCCAGCAATCTGTCAAGAAAATCCTGAATTTGAATCTTTGTGGTTAACAAAAATGTGGTAGCCATAGCTGGAATTCCCCACACTGCATACAGTAGTCTGCATCTGTACTGCAGCTTTGTCCAAACAATGCTTCTTTAGGgacaaacagagcagcagcagtactgCAGAGAATATGTTAACACGACTTAAGCAAAGAGATACATCTTTTCAATGCTTTACACTGGCGAAACTCATAATGAGTGCAGaatgtttttttgctgtttttcttcaaaGACAAAACCAACTTATAAAATATgctatgaatgagaatgaacaGCTGACAGTCTGCATAATTTCcttgtttatctgtttatcaTGAGTGCAATTTTAACATACCTCAAAACAGACAATTTCACACGTCTGTCACTGCCATACACTGctaaaaacaatcaaaatataAGCTTACAAGATATATAATGAGCTTTTACCTGTGTCCATCAGGACTGTTATCATCTTTGGACTGGCATTTTTAAGAAGAGTAGAAACACAAGTCAAAGGTATGTAGACAGCAAGTCCAGTCACCTCTGACTACTTCTAGATTTcctaatattttaattttaggcaaTCTAAATCTAGCCAAAATTGGAAATGTTGGGGCTTCTTTCTCATCAGGATCTTTGATTGACAGTCACTGTGTAGCAAATTCTGTTAGCAGGAAATGATCCACACATATGGACAGCAGAATACATAGAGCGTTCCCTAAGAAACGATATAAAGACAACAAACTGTACTGGCAAACAGGTACAGCCAAGGCTCACAAGAGAAGAGTGGGATCATTTCTTTATCTTCCCTCTCATTATCTCTTTTCCATCATGCTCTTACAGATGATCACCTGCCGGCTCTTCCATTGTTTTATCTCATCCCTCCCTTTTGTAATCAGTTTAGCCACTCACTGCGTTTACTCACGTCTTCCTGAAGAGTCTTTTTCCTCAATTTAGCTTCTCCCACTCCTCTTTAATCTGTTTATGTTCTCTCTCATTATGACTCTGTTCCATTCCTATAGAGGTTTTCAAGGTCAGTGCTTCTGTTGCTTCCTTTTCTTGTCTCTGCTTCCTTTTGTTCAGTATAAAGTAACAGCGAGAGAACAACTGGTGTTACACTAGACaaggtctctttttttttttttttaggcgtgtgtaggttttttttgttcctgATAGACTCTGTTTGTGTGGTAGGTAATGTcatctctccttcagtcacaaACAACACTGCAACATTGcggaaatacacacatacacacacaaagatacacacagtTCCAGCACCATCTCTCCAATTGCCGTCCTCTTGTACTTTCTGTTACCACGTCGGCATGATTACCATGGTTTTTAACCATTGCCTAATCACCGTGGTGAAAACTTTTCTTTTGCCCACATCATATTTGTTCATTGCCTTCGCTGCATGTGTCAACCGTAGAAAATTCATGTATAATCATCTCCGGAGTTCATCGTTATGGTAACCATGTTGCTTCGTCAGTGTTCTGTTGTCATGGAGCAGAAGTTACTGTCATGACGACCCATCTCTTCCAGCACAGCCGCCAGTTCATTTAGGTCTCCATCGGGGAAATGCTGGGCCTCCCAGAGATCCAGGATCACCCCTGTTGGACTGGACTTGGTAGCGAAGTAGTTCAGGTATCTGGAAACAAATAAGGAGTGCATGAGTGATGAAGATATGGTAAATGCTGTGAAATGTTGATGAACCGATAACCAGTTATGAAATCGTAATCACTTTCTTAACAGTCAATTTGGATAGTTGCATCTTGAAAATAacatcatgtttttcatttaaaagtcaaaTAAGAAGGAGGAAACAGTTGCAGTATAGTGCTCAGCCCAATTAAAGCCTGTGCTTAGGTACTGTGCTGTGAAGCTAAATTTTGTGctatattttaacattaatatgCTAACATATAGGACTGCACAACAGGGACTTTTTGTTCTAAGTTTCGTTCCTGATTAGTTTGATTAGTTCTACTGGTTTCAAAGTACCTAGGACCTTAGTCACAGTGACAATGTTACCATGTTGATGTTTAAAAGGTTTACTATGTTCACCACCATAGTGAAGTGTGTTAGCATGTTGATGTATGCCAGTTAGCaccaaacacaaagtacagcaaATGCCTATGGGAATGTAATTCATTATTTGCAGGTATTTTGTCACAAACATCTAGACTGACGACTTCATGAGGAGTCTGATTTGGACctcaaattttttttaaaggtattgACAAGGCCTGGTATCTGTCAAAgccatttttcatcttttgaaTTTCTGGCTTTTGTGATAGATGGCATGCTGCCAGTCTTCAGCCTACTGGTATACAGACCCCCTAAGCCCAGTATTGGTTTTTATCAGTGAATTCTCTGAACTCCTTTCCCACATTGCTCCAAAATACCATAGTATTTTCATTCTCAGAGATTTCAACATCCACATTTGCTGTCTCTCTAAAGCCACAACCTGTGATTTGAAACATTTACTTGAATCCTTTGGTCTCCAACAATCTGTGATTGGCGAAACCTATATTAAAAGCCATATGCTAGATTTACTTCCCTCCTCAGGTCTGTCCATTTTACCTATCTGATCACAGGGAAGTGATTTTTGATCTCGATTTTCCACACGCTTCCCCTGTCCACCCTGGTTATCTCTGCTCCTGCATAATATTCTTCCACTTCCAATAAATTTGGAGAAGCATATAAAGAGGCTCCCATCAATACCGCAGTATCAAGACTGCACCATCTGGTGTGAGCATGGAGGAACTTGTCTTATTCCTACAGTACTGTTTTGCCCACCCTTGACTCTGTTGCTAAAACTACAATCATAAGCCTTTGGCCTCACTGTGGCTTAATAACATGAATTAATACTAGAGAAGTAAGGGGAGCATGCAGAAGGGCAGAGCAGAGGTGGAAGCAGGATAAATTGCAGATCTCATTTTGAAGGCTCGAGGATCTCTTCTTGTCTTGGCATAAATACCAGCTGGATGTCAACAATGCCAGGGCTCAATCATTTTCTTATCTTATTGACAATACTTTGTTAAACTTTGTCACTTCCTCCACTCCTGTTTCAGGTTTAAAAGCATCTCTAAATGTGAGGATTTCCTAAACTTCTTTAAAGATGAAAACTAATATTAGTCAATCTGTAAATAGCCTATCCATCTCCTCTGAGAACACTGCAGTTTTAACTTCCTTTAAGTCCATCACTTTAGTAGACCTTTTGCCTATTATGCCTACTACGAAGACCTCCACCTGTTCTATTGACATTATTCCAATGCAACTTTACAAAGACATTCTTGGCACTATTGGCCCCAGCATTCTTCCAGTTATCAATAGCTCCCTGGAAACCAGCCCCAATGTTTCAAGCATACAGTAGTCTAGTCACTTTAGAAAGAACACAATCTTCATTCTTCAGTTCTCAATAATTACAGACCAATCTCCAAACTCCCCTTTCGTTGTAAAATCCTGTTGTCCCATCTGGCTCAAAAGTGCATTTTTGAAAAAATGCTTGTTGCTCTTGTTTCAGACCTGCATTACTGAGAATAACTAATGACCTCCTTCTAGCTGCTGACTCAGGTAACCACTCTATTAACCACATTATTCAAAAACTTTCTTTTCACTGTTATGTGGATGATTCACATATCTACCTCCCTGTAGATCAACTAGAATAACTACACCAGACTAAGTGACCTCAATGACTGCCTTTGAAACATCAAAACTTTCAATCCAAtgagattattttatttggaGCACAGCATTTGACCAACattatttctcttcatcttgGCCCTTTGGCCCCCTCTGTTAACACCCATGCATAATGATTGGAGCCATATTC from Scomber japonicus isolate fScoJap1 chromosome 9, fScoJap1.pri, whole genome shotgun sequence includes the following:
- the bmpr1ba gene encoding bone morphogenetic protein receptor type-1B, which codes for MPVQGERLTRCLSLCFWSRSPLLLLGLFSLQSQAYGNILDSMLLRASSKEAVESGKETRGSASPASSSQRLLWCHCYHHCPDDSTNNTCRTDGYCFTMVEEEGGVPVQTAGCLGLVGSEFQCRDTWSSRQRRSLECCTDQDYCNKNLHPTLPPLKPPLYVDGKIHHMALLISVTVCSIILTVIIVLCYFRYKRQVSRPRYSIGLEQDETYIPPGESLKDLIEQSQSSGSGSGLPLLVQRTIAKQIQMVKQIGKGRYGEVWMGRWRGEKVAVKVFFTTEEASWFRETEIYQTVLMRHENILGFIAADIKGTGSWTQLYLITDYHENGSLYDYLKSTTLDNKAMLRLAYSSVSGLCHLHTEIFGTQGKPAIAHRDLKSKNILVKRNGTCCIADLGLAVKFISDTNEVDIPPNTRVGTKRYMPPEVLDETLNRSHFQSYIMADMYSFGLILWEIARRCVSGGILEEYQLPYHDLVPTDPSYEDMREVVCIKRLRPSFPNRWTSDECLRQMGKLMTECWAHNPASRLTALRVKKTLAKMSESQDIKL